A genomic stretch from Pseudomonas sp. MUP55 includes:
- the phrB gene encoding deoxyribodipyrimidine photo-lyase, with protein MHLIWLRTDLRLHDNTALTAASQRGPVAAVYLITPQQWLAHDDAPCKVDFWLRNLRALSQALGELNIPLLIRHAATWDQTPDVLSQLCRELKVESVHVNEEYGIHESRRDSAVAQALETQGVTFHSYLDQLFFQPGSVLTKSGTYFQVFSQFRKVCYTRLHSALPRLVASPKAQARLDLKSDAIPTTVEGFEPPSETLRALWPAGEYEARRRLDAFADEQISYYKDERDFPAKPGTSQLSAYLAAGVVSPRQCLHAALQSNQGEFESGDIGTITWINELLWREFYKHILVGYPRVSRHRAFRPETEAVAWRDAPKDLAAWQQARTGLPIIDAAMRQLLETGWMHNRLRMVVAMFLTKNLLIDWREGERFFMRHLIDGDLAANNGGWQWSSSTGTDSAPYFRIFSPLSQSEKFDSEGLFIKHWLPELAALNKKEVHNPQAAGGLFGVADYPSAIVDLKKSRERALAAFRSLPARQEMAEHE; from the coding sequence ATGCACTTGATCTGGCTGCGCACCGACCTGCGCCTTCACGACAACACCGCACTGACTGCCGCCAGCCAGCGAGGCCCGGTCGCGGCCGTTTACCTGATCACGCCGCAACAATGGCTGGCTCACGATGACGCGCCGTGCAAAGTGGATTTCTGGCTGCGCAACCTGCGAGCACTGAGCCAGGCGCTCGGGGAGCTGAACATCCCGCTGCTGATCCGCCACGCCGCCACCTGGGACCAGACGCCGGACGTACTGAGCCAGCTGTGCCGCGAACTCAAGGTGGAGTCGGTGCACGTCAACGAGGAATACGGTATCCATGAGAGCCGTCGCGACAGCGCGGTGGCCCAGGCGCTGGAGACCCAAGGCGTAACCTTCCACAGTTACCTGGACCAGCTGTTTTTCCAGCCGGGCAGCGTGCTGACCAAGTCCGGTACTTACTTCCAGGTGTTCAGCCAGTTCCGCAAGGTCTGCTATACACGCCTGCACAGCGCCTTGCCGCGCTTGGTGGCAAGCCCGAAGGCCCAGGCCCGGCTTGACCTGAAAAGCGACGCCATCCCCACTACCGTCGAAGGCTTCGAGCCGCCCAGTGAAACCTTGCGTGCACTCTGGCCTGCCGGTGAATACGAAGCGCGCCGCCGCCTCGACGCCTTTGCGGATGAACAGATCAGCTATTACAAAGACGAACGCGACTTTCCCGCCAAGCCTGGCACCAGCCAGCTGTCGGCCTACCTTGCCGCCGGAGTGGTGTCGCCACGCCAGTGCCTGCACGCTGCGTTGCAGTCCAATCAGGGCGAATTCGAAAGCGGCGACATCGGCACGATCACCTGGATCAACGAACTGCTGTGGCGCGAATTCTACAAACATATCCTGGTGGGTTACCCGCGGGTCTCGCGCCATCGTGCATTCCGCCCCGAAACCGAAGCCGTGGCCTGGCGTGATGCGCCCAAGGATCTCGCGGCCTGGCAGCAAGCCCGCACCGGCTTGCCGATCATCGATGCGGCCATGCGCCAACTGCTCGAAACCGGCTGGATGCACAACCGCCTGCGCATGGTGGTGGCGATGTTCCTGACCAAGAACCTGCTGATCGACTGGCGCGAGGGCGAGCGCTTCTTCATGCGCCACCTGATCGACGGCGACCTGGCAGCCAATAACGGCGGCTGGCAGTGGAGTTCGTCGACCGGCACCGATTCCGCGCCGTACTTCCGGATCTTCAGCCCGCTGAGCCAGTCGGAAAAGTTCGACAGCGAAGGCTTGTTCATCAAGCACTGGCTGCCGGAGCTGGCCGCATTGAACAAGAAGGAAGTTCACAACCCGCAAGCAGCCGGGGGCTTGTTCGGCGTGGCCGATTACCCGAGCGCCATCGTCGACTTGAAAAAATCCCGCGAACGCGCGCTTGCCGCGTTTCGCAGCCTGCCCGCGCGTCAGGAGATGGCCGAGCATGAGTGA
- a CDS encoding MerR family transcriptional regulator, whose amino-acid sequence MKAALQDEPGEDIALALENGWLPIREVARQTGVNAVTLRAWERRYGLIVPQRTPKGHRLFSAEHVQRIHAILTWLNRGVPVSQVKGLIDSTQANPESMESEWHALRQALVNAIGELAERRVDDAFNQAMALYPPRTLCEQLLLPLLSELEQKWQGQFGAQMERVFFLSWLRSKFGARIYHNNRQLHGAPLLLVNHSDLPLEPHLWLSAWLASSADCPVEVFDWPLPAGELALAVEHLQPRAVLLYSSKALQVPALKKLLTGVGCPLLIAGPTVCIHHAELAVLTTDFPELSVAEDPLSAHQILIQRGIV is encoded by the coding sequence ATGAAAGCTGCCCTGCAAGACGAACCCGGCGAAGACATCGCCCTGGCCCTGGAAAATGGCTGGCTGCCGATCCGCGAAGTGGCGCGCCAGACTGGCGTGAACGCCGTGACGCTGCGCGCGTGGGAGCGCCGTTACGGCCTGATCGTGCCCCAGCGCACGCCCAAGGGGCATCGGTTGTTCAGCGCCGAACATGTGCAACGCATTCACGCCATCCTCACCTGGCTTAATCGAGGCGTGCCGGTCAGCCAGGTCAAGGGCTTGATCGACTCGACCCAAGCCAACCCCGAGTCGATGGAAAGCGAGTGGCACGCCCTGCGCCAGGCCTTGGTGAATGCCATCGGCGAACTGGCTGAACGCCGGGTCGACGATGCCTTCAACCAGGCCATGGCGCTCTACCCGCCACGCACCCTGTGCGAACAGTTGTTGCTGCCGCTGCTCAGCGAGCTTGAGCAGAAATGGCAGGGTCAGTTCGGCGCGCAGATGGAACGGGTATTTTTCCTGTCATGGCTGCGCAGCAAATTTGGCGCGCGAATCTACCACAACAATCGCCAACTCCACGGCGCCCCGCTGCTGCTGGTCAACCACTCCGACTTACCGCTGGAACCGCACCTGTGGCTCAGTGCCTGGCTGGCCAGCAGCGCCGACTGCCCGGTGGAGGTGTTTGACTGGCCGCTGCCGGCCGGCGAGCTGGCCCTGGCGGTGGAGCACCTGCAACCGCGCGCCGTGCTGTTGTATTCAAGCAAGGCTCTGCAGGTACCGGCCCTGAAAAAGCTGCTGACCGGCGTGGGCTGCCCACTGCTGATTGCCGGACCAACGGTATGCATCCACCACGCCGAGTTAGCCGTATTAACCACTGACTTCCCTGAGTTGTCCGTCGCCGAAGACCCGTTGTCGGCCCACCAGATATTGATCCAGCGTGGAATTGTGTAA
- a CDS encoding DUF523 and DUF1722 domain-containing protein — MSSSVKPKIGISACLLGENVRFNGGHKQSLLCSQTLAEYFDYVPLCPEVAIGLGIPRETIRLVGDAANPQAVGTVHRELNVTQPLDEYGQAMAREHTDLCGYIFMQKSPSCGLERVKVYRENGAPVDGGGRGIYAQAFCARHPNLPVEEDGRLNDPVLRENFLTRVFVYASWQQLLAEGLSRHRLLAFHSRYKYLLMAHSPVHYKSLGQLLGTMGKDDDLNELASGYFSELMTGLKKCATRGTHTNVLQHISGYLKEAISADDKQEMQTVIGQYRHGIVPLVVPLTLLKHHFRQHPDRYIAQQAYLQPHPENLSLRNAI; from the coding sequence ATGTCCAGTTCCGTGAAACCCAAGATCGGCATCAGCGCCTGCCTGCTGGGCGAGAACGTGCGTTTCAACGGCGGACATAAACAATCGCTGTTGTGCAGCCAGACCCTCGCCGAGTACTTCGACTACGTGCCGCTGTGCCCTGAAGTCGCAATCGGCCTGGGCATTCCGCGCGAAACCATTCGCCTGGTCGGCGACGCCGCCAACCCACAAGCCGTGGGCACCGTACACCGTGAACTCAACGTGACCCAGCCGCTGGATGAGTACGGGCAAGCCATGGCACGTGAGCACACCGACCTGTGCGGCTACATCTTTATGCAGAAGTCGCCGTCCTGTGGCCTGGAGCGCGTGAAAGTCTACCGTGAGAACGGCGCACCGGTGGATGGCGGTGGGCGCGGTATCTACGCCCAGGCGTTCTGCGCGCGCCACCCCAACTTGCCGGTGGAAGAGGACGGCCGTCTGAACGACCCGGTCTTGCGGGAAAATTTCCTCACCCGCGTATTCGTCTACGCCAGTTGGCAGCAGTTGCTCGCCGAAGGCCTGTCGCGGCACCGGTTGCTGGCGTTTCACTCGCGCTACAAATACCTGCTGATGGCCCATAGCCCGGTGCACTACAAAAGCCTTGGCCAGTTGCTCGGCACCATGGGCAAGGATGACGACCTCAACGAACTGGCCAGCGGCTACTTCAGCGAGCTGATGACCGGTCTGAAGAAGTGCGCCACCCGCGGCACCCACACCAATGTGCTGCAACACATCAGCGGCTACCTGAAAGAGGCGATCAGCGCCGACGACAAGCAGGAAATGCAAACCGTCATCGGCCAATACCGCCACGGCATCGTGCCACTGGTGGTGCCCCTCACGCTGCTCAAGCATCATTTTCGTCAGCACCCGGACCGCTACATCGCGCAGCAGGCCTACCTGCAACCGCACCCGGAAAACCTCAGCCTGCGTAATGCGATCTAA
- a CDS encoding TIGR02450 family Trp-rich protein, whose amino-acid sequence MNRINPAKLLLSKWTATSPKNKEKHFLVTELFRDEEGTVLEIELQAVLTHRTERMGWQTLRNADSWKMGWQ is encoded by the coding sequence ATGAACCGCATCAATCCAGCCAAATTACTGCTGTCGAAATGGACCGCGACGTCCCCGAAAAACAAGGAAAAACACTTCCTCGTCACAGAGCTGTTCCGTGACGAGGAAGGCACCGTGCTGGAGATCGAGCTGCAAGCGGTGTTGACCCACAGGACCGAGCGCATGGGCTGGCAGACGTTGCGCAATGCCGATAGCTGGAAAATGGGATGGCAATAA
- a CDS encoding NAD(P)/FAD-dependent oxidoreductase — protein MTVPIAIIGTGIAGLSAARALRDAGHVVQLFDKSRGSGGRMSSKRSDAGALDMGAQYFTARDRRFVNEVQRWQTHGWAQQWKPQLYNFKSGQLTPSPDEQIRWVGTPRMSAITRALLDDLPVEFGCRITEVFQGTQHWNLLDADGGNHGPFSHVIIATPAPQATTLLAAAPKLASAVAGVKMDPTWAIALAFDTPLDTPMEGCFVRDSALDWLARNRSKPGRDVAVDTWVLHATSAWSKAHLDLPKEAVIEHLHGAFAELLHCAMPAPSFSLAHRWLYARPSSSHEFGVLADADLGLFVCGDWCLSGRVEGAWLSGQEAARRLIEHLQ, from the coding sequence ATGACTGTTCCGATTGCGATCATAGGTACCGGCATTGCCGGTCTCTCCGCCGCCCGAGCGTTACGAGACGCGGGGCACGTTGTACAACTCTTCGATAAAAGCCGCGGCAGCGGTGGCCGTATGTCCAGCAAACGCAGCGACGCCGGCGCGCTGGACATGGGCGCACAGTATTTCACCGCCCGCGATCGGCGCTTCGTCAACGAAGTGCAACGCTGGCAGACCCATGGCTGGGCACAACAGTGGAAACCCCAGCTGTACAACTTCAAGTCCGGCCAACTGACGCCCTCCCCTGACGAACAGATCCGCTGGGTCGGTACGCCGCGCATGAGCGCCATCACGCGCGCCCTGCTCGACGACCTGCCGGTGGAGTTCGGTTGCCGCATTACCGAAGTATTCCAGGGCACCCAGCACTGGAACCTGCTCGACGCCGATGGCGGCAATCACGGCCCGTTCAGCCATGTGATCATCGCCACACCGGCGCCCCAGGCCACCACCCTGCTGGCGGCCGCACCGAAGCTGGCGAGCGCAGTGGCCGGGGTAAAAATGGACCCCACCTGGGCCATCGCCCTGGCCTTCGACACGCCGCTGGATACGCCGATGGAAGGCTGCTTCGTGCGGGACAGCGCCCTCGACTGGCTGGCGCGCAACCGCAGCAAACCGGGGCGTGACGTTGCGGTCGATACCTGGGTGCTGCATGCCACCAGCGCCTGGAGCAAGGCGCACCTGGACCTGCCCAAAGAAGCCGTGATCGAACACCTGCACGGCGCCTTCGCCGAATTGCTGCATTGCGCCATGCCCGCACCGTCATTCAGCCTGGCACACCGATGGCTCTACGCCCGACCGTCAAGCAGTCATGAGTTCGGCGTGCTTGCTGATGCCGATCTGGGTTTGTTCGTCTGCGGCGACTGGTGCTTGTCGGGCCGCGTCGAAGGCGCCTGGCTCAGCGGCCAGGAGGCGGCGCGACGGTTGATCGAGCACCTGCAATGA
- a CDS encoding TIGR01777 family oxidoreductase — protein sequence MHILLTGGTGLIGRQLCRHWLAQGHRLTVLSRKPDSVARVCGAQVAGVGRLQDVSGVVDAVVNLAGTPIADRPWTHKRKALLWSSRISLTETLLAWLESLEHKPAVLISGSAVGWYGDGGERELTEASGPVLDDFPSQLCIAWEETATRAEALGIRVVLVRTGLVLAAEGGFLSRLLLPFKLALGGPIGNGRQWMPWVHIQDQIALIDFLLHKADASGPYNACAPHPVRNREFAKTLGEVLHRPAFMPMPAFALKVGLGELSGLLLGGQKALPERLLAAGFTFQFTELRAALDDLSSRL from the coding sequence ATGCATATTTTGCTGACCGGCGGTACCGGCTTGATCGGCCGTCAACTGTGCCGGCACTGGCTTGCCCAGGGCCATCGCCTGACCGTATTGAGCCGCAAACCGGATTCGGTTGCGCGGGTGTGCGGCGCGCAGGTGGCGGGTGTCGGGCGCCTGCAAGACGTGAGCGGCGTGGTGGACGCGGTGGTCAACCTCGCTGGCACGCCCATCGCCGACCGCCCCTGGACCCACAAGCGCAAGGCGCTGCTGTGGAGCAGTCGCATCAGCCTGACCGAAACCCTGCTGGCGTGGTTGGAAAGCCTGGAGCACAAACCCGCGGTGCTGATCTCCGGGTCTGCGGTGGGGTGGTACGGCGACGGCGGCGAACGTGAGCTGACGGAGGCCAGTGGCCCGGTGCTGGACGATTTCCCCAGCCAGCTGTGTATCGCCTGGGAAGAAACCGCAACCCGTGCCGAGGCCTTGGGCATTCGTGTGGTGCTGGTGCGTACCGGCCTGGTGCTGGCCGCCGAGGGCGGCTTTTTGTCGCGCCTGCTGCTGCCATTCAAACTGGCGCTGGGCGGGCCGATCGGCAATGGTCGGCAATGGATGCCGTGGGTGCATATTCAGGATCAAATCGCCCTGATTGATTTTCTTCTGCACAAGGCTGACGCCAGCGGTCCTTATAATGCGTGCGCGCCACACCCGGTGCGTAACCGCGAATTTGCCAAAACGCTGGGTGAGGTGCTGCACCGCCCGGCGTTCATGCCGATGCCGGCCTTTGCACTGAAGGTGGGCTTGGGCGAGTTGTCGGGTTTGTTGCTGGGTGGGCAAAAGGCACTGCCTGAGCGGCTGCTGGCTGCGGGTTTCACTTTCCAGTTCACTGAGTTGCGTGCGGCCCTGGACGACTTGTCCAGCCGCCTCTAG
- the hemH gene encoding ferrochelatase produces MTDHALLLVNLGSPKSTSVADVRSYLNQFLMDPYVIDLPWPVRRLLVSLILIKRPEQSAHAYASIWWDEGSPLVVLSRRLQQQMTAQWTQGPVELAMRYGEPSLESVLTRLAAQGIEKVTLAPLYPQFADSTVTTVIEEARRVVRDKKLKVQFSILQPFYDQPEYLDALAASVRPHVEQDYDHLLLSFHGLPERHLTKLDPTGQHCFKDADCCKNASPEVLATCYRAQCFSVARDVAARLGLPDGKWSVAFQSRLGRAKWIEPYTEARLEALAQQGVKKLLVMCPAFVADCIETLEEIGDRGLEQFREAGGEELVLVPCLNDDPQWAAALNTLCERAPVSL; encoded by the coding sequence ATGACCGATCACGCGTTGTTGCTGGTTAACCTGGGCTCGCCAAAGTCCACTTCGGTGGCCGATGTGCGCAGCTACCTCAATCAGTTTTTGATGGACCCTTATGTGATCGATCTGCCGTGGCCGGTGCGTCGCTTGCTGGTATCGCTGATCCTGATCAAGCGCCCCGAGCAGTCGGCGCATGCCTATGCGTCCATCTGGTGGGACGAGGGCTCGCCGCTGGTGGTCCTCAGCCGTCGCCTGCAGCAGCAGATGACCGCGCAGTGGACCCAAGGCCCGGTGGAGCTGGCGATGCGCTATGGCGAGCCTTCGCTGGAAAGCGTACTGACGCGCCTGGCCGCCCAGGGCATTGAGAAAGTCACCCTGGCGCCGCTGTACCCGCAATTTGCCGACAGCACCGTGACCACGGTGATCGAGGAAGCCCGGCGTGTGGTGCGCGACAAGAAACTGAAGGTGCAATTCTCGATCCTGCAGCCGTTCTACGATCAGCCTGAGTATCTTGATGCCCTCGCGGCCAGTGTGCGACCGCATGTAGAGCAGGACTACGACCACCTGCTGCTGAGTTTCCATGGCTTGCCGGAGCGCCACCTGACAAAGCTCGACCCAACGGGCCAGCATTGTTTCAAAGACGCCGATTGCTGCAAGAACGCGTCGCCTGAAGTGCTCGCCACCTGTTATCGCGCGCAGTGTTTCAGCGTCGCCCGCGATGTGGCCGCGCGGCTGGGGCTGCCGGACGGCAAGTGGTCGGTGGCGTTCCAGTCTCGCCTGGGCCGCGCCAAGTGGATCGAACCCTACACCGAGGCGCGCCTTGAGGCGTTGGCGCAGCAAGGCGTGAAGAAATTGCTGGTGATGTGCCCAGCGTTTGTCGCCGATTGCATCGAGACCCTGGAGGAGATTGGTGATCGCGGGCTGGAGCAGTTCCGTGAGGCAGGGGGCGAGGAGTTGGTGCTGGTGCCCTGCTTGAATGATGACCCGCAGTGGGCGGCGGCGCTTAATACCTTGTGTGAAAGGGCGCCTGTGTCACTGTAA